In Herbinix luporum, a single window of DNA contains:
- the radC gene encoding RadC family protein: MKKTNYLTVKELPVSERPYEKCQAYGPQSLSDAELLAVILRSGSKGQRVIDLAVNVLNHSKTHPGLKGLNYLTMKELTEIKGIGKVKAIELLCLTELTKRMAREVHKESLEFITPSSIANYYMQDMRHLSREQVRLLMLDSKCKFINDMLMSQGSVNSSIMPVREVYIQALKEDAVNIVLVHNHPSGDPSPSTEDIKITKRMKDAGNLIGIKLMDHIIIGDNKYISLAEQGLL, translated from the coding sequence ATGAAAAAAACAAATTATTTAACTGTCAAAGAATTACCTGTATCGGAACGCCCCTATGAAAAATGCCAAGCTTATGGACCACAAAGTTTATCCGATGCAGAACTTCTTGCTGTTATCCTTAGATCCGGCAGCAAAGGACAAAGGGTCATAGACTTAGCTGTAAATGTTCTTAATCATTCAAAAACCCATCCCGGACTTAAGGGTTTAAATTACCTGACTATGAAAGAACTAACTGAAATAAAAGGGATTGGAAAGGTAAAAGCCATTGAGCTTCTTTGTTTGACAGAACTGACTAAGAGAATGGCAAGGGAAGTACATAAAGAAAGCTTGGAGTTTATAACTCCCAGTAGCATTGCCAATTATTATATGCAGGATATGCGTCATCTTTCTAGGGAACAGGTACGTCTTCTTATGCTTGATTCCAAATGTAAGTTTATCAATGATATGCTTATGTCACAAGGCTCAGTAAATAGCTCTATTATGCCTGTTCGTGAGGTGTATATTCAAGCATTAAAAGAAGATGCTGTAAATATTGTCTTGGTTCATAACCATCCAAGCGGTGATCCTTCTCCAAGCACAGAGGATATAAAAATTACAAAAAGGATGAAAGATGCAGGGAATTTAATTGGAATAAAACTTATGGATCATATTATTATTGGCGATAATAAATATATCAGTTTAGCAGAACAGGGGTTATTATAA
- the mreD gene encoding rod shape-determining protein MreD, which produces MKRGIIYFIEIIICLVLQSSLYPFISLANVMPNLLIILVVSTAYMRGKTTGMIIGFFSGLLLDILYGNLIGLYALFQMLIGYMAGFANAIYSEDDYTLPLVFVAIGDFIYQFLYYVFEFLLRGKLDFPYYFRTIIVPEIIYTVAAATIVYKLLHMVNHRLIRDENKEE; this is translated from the coding sequence TTGAAGAGAGGGATTATTTATTTTATTGAAATCATTATATGCTTAGTTTTACAAAGTTCATTATATCCTTTTATCAGCTTGGCCAATGTCATGCCTAATCTGCTTATTATCCTTGTTGTTTCCACTGCCTATATGCGGGGAAAAACCACCGGGATGATAATCGGATTTTTTTCGGGACTTCTTTTAGACATTCTTTATGGTAATCTTATTGGACTTTATGCATTATTTCAAATGCTGATAGGATATATGGCAGGGTTTGCCAATGCAATTTATTCCGAGGATGATTATACCTTACCCTTGGTATTTGTAGCTATTGGAGATTTTATTTATCAATTCTTATATTATGTTTTTGAGTTTTTATTACGGGGTAAATTGGATTTTCCCTATTATTTTCGTACAATAATAGTTCCGGAAATAATTTATACGGTAGCAGCTGCTACTATTGTATATAAGCTGTTACATATGGTTAATCACCGTCTAATCCGTGATGAAAACAAGGAGGAATAA
- the miaA gene encoding tRNA (adenosine(37)-N6)-dimethylallyltransferase MiaA, with protein sequence MDKKPLIILTGPTSVGKTSLSIHLARAVNGEIISADSMQVYKYMDIGTAKITQEEMGGIPHYLISEFNPDEEFNVVKFQKYAKKYIDLIYKKNKIPILVGGTGFYIQALLYDIDFEEHTSDTSYREELTQLAKSKGSLYLHEMLANLDPNSAKAIHPNNVKRIIRALEYIKQTGEPISAHNEAQRMKESPYQYRYFVLTKDRTKLYEAINQRVDIMIEKGLVNEVRQLLDMGYNKEMVSMQGLGYKELIDYLEDNCSLDEAIYRLKRDTRHYAKRQLTWFKREKDVTWVNKDEFSSEDEILDFMLQKLKESAII encoded by the coding sequence ATGGACAAAAAGCCACTTATAATATTAACCGGTCCCACATCTGTGGGCAAAACCTCCCTATCAATACATCTTGCTAGGGCTGTAAATGGGGAGATTATCTCTGCTGATTCCATGCAGGTTTATAAATATATGGATATAGGAACCGCAAAAATTACCCAGGAAGAAATGGGAGGTATCCCCCATTACCTTATTAGTGAATTTAATCCTGATGAAGAGTTTAATGTTGTTAAATTTCAAAAGTATGCAAAAAAGTATATAGATCTTATTTATAAGAAAAATAAAATACCTATACTGGTAGGAGGAACAGGCTTTTATATTCAAGCCCTTTTATATGATATAGATTTTGAAGAACATACTTCAGATACCTCTTATCGGGAGGAACTGACACAACTGGCTAAAAGTAAGGGATCTTTATATTTACATGAAATGCTTGCAAATCTTGATCCGAATAGTGCCAAAGCAATACATCCCAATAATGTTAAAAGAATAATTCGAGCCTTAGAGTATATCAAACAAACAGGAGAACCAATATCTGCCCATAATGAAGCACAAAGAATGAAAGAATCACCCTATCAATATAGATATTTTGTCTTAACTAAGGATAGAACAAAACTTTATGAAGCTATTAATCAAAGGGTAGATATTATGATTGAAAAAGGGCTTGTTAATGAAGTTAGACAATTGTTAGATATGGGATATAATAAAGAAATGGTGTCTATGCAAGGTTTAGGTTATAAAGAACTTATAGATTATCTTGAAGATAATTGCTCATTGGATGAGGCTATTTATAGACTTAAGCGGGATACAAGACACTATGCTAAAAGACAGCTTACCTGGTTTAAACGGGAAAAGGATGTAACTTGGGTAAACAAGGATGAATTTTCAAGTGAAGATGAAATCCTTGATTTCATGCTGCAAAAACTTAAAGAAAGTGCTATAATATAG
- the mutL gene encoding DNA mismatch repair endonuclease MutL → MSIIHLLDENTINHIAAGEVVERPKAVVKELIENAIDAGASAITVEIKEGGISFIRITDNGSGIAKEDIPLAFMRHATSKIKTAEDLFLVNSLGFRGEALSSIAAVSQVELITKQAASLNGYRYIIEGGEEKSLEEIGCPSGTTIIVRNLFYNTPARRKFLKSATTEAGYVNDLMERLILSHPGISFRFIVNNQVRLQSSGNNNVKDILYHIYGRDISKELLPVEFNSPDITIKGYIGKPTISRGNRNFENYFINGRYIKNHIITKAIEEAYKPFMMQHKYPFTSLYYEINPSLLDVNVHPQKMELKINNGEQVYQITYNLIKDSLSKKELIPKISLSKNDQKKVTQEKLPEPFEKNRISNLKALETLAAYQPMDNRQSANYSGDHISTNTTDIGSNISGNNKEDNQPIWDQINNSDIIKENHSYEATVNTANNIEVKDQLGLFSDFLSKEAVKDHRILGQIFSTYWLVEYQKELYIIDQHAAHEKVLYERILKAAKNNKHTSQMLLPPIVLTLSLKEQEAIKTHNKILEQLGYEIEHFGGNEFSIRAVPADLYNLSDKDLFLEFIDELTQELGFGQGDPLSILEKIASMACKSAVKANHILSTEEASSLIKELLTLENPYHCPHGRPVIISISRYELEKKFKRII, encoded by the coding sequence ATGTCAATAATTCATCTACTAGATGAAAATACCATAAATCATATAGCAGCAGGTGAAGTTGTAGAACGCCCAAAAGCAGTTGTAAAAGAGTTGATTGAAAATGCAATTGATGCCGGGGCCAGTGCTATTACCGTTGAAATTAAAGAAGGCGGTATTAGTTTTATTAGAATAACTGATAATGGCTCTGGAATTGCTAAAGAGGATATTCCTTTAGCTTTTATGCGCCATGCTACCAGTAAAATCAAAACCGCTGAAGACCTTTTTTTGGTAAACAGTTTAGGCTTTAGGGGAGAAGCCTTATCAAGTATAGCAGCAGTAAGCCAAGTTGAACTAATTACAAAGCAAGCTGCCAGCTTAAACGGATATCGTTATATTATTGAAGGGGGAGAAGAAAAATCCCTAGAAGAAATCGGATGTCCCAGTGGTACAACTATTATCGTACGTAATTTGTTTTATAATACCCCTGCCAGAAGAAAGTTTCTAAAAAGTGCTACCACGGAGGCAGGATATGTTAACGATTTGATGGAACGGCTTATCTTATCTCATCCGGGGATATCCTTTAGATTTATAGTAAATAATCAGGTAAGGCTGCAGTCTTCCGGTAATAACAATGTGAAGGATATTCTTTATCATATTTATGGGCGGGATATTTCCAAGGAATTATTGCCGGTGGAATTTAACTCCCCTGATATAACTATAAAGGGCTATATAGGTAAGCCAACTATCAGTAGGGGTAACAGAAATTTCGAGAATTATTTTATCAATGGAAGATATATTAAAAATCATATTATAACAAAGGCCATCGAAGAGGCATATAAACCTTTTATGATGCAGCACAAATATCCCTTTACTTCACTATACTATGAGATTAATCCTTCATTATTGGATGTAAATGTACATCCTCAAAAAATGGAACTTAAAATAAATAACGGTGAACAAGTCTATCAGATAACCTATAATCTGATTAAAGACAGCTTATCAAAAAAAGAATTAATACCTAAAATTAGCTTAAGCAAAAATGACCAAAAGAAAGTGACTCAAGAAAAGCTTCCTGAGCCATTTGAAAAAAACAGAATAAGTAATTTAAAAGCACTAGAAACTTTAGCTGCATATCAACCTATGGATAATAGACAATCAGCTAATTACTCCGGTGACCATATTTCTACAAATACAACTGATATAGGCAGTAATATATCTGGCAATAATAAAGAAGATAATCAGCCGATATGGGATCAGATAAATAATTCAGATATAATTAAGGAAAACCATAGCTATGAAGCTACGGTTAATACCGCTAACAACATAGAAGTAAAGGATCAGTTAGGTTTGTTTTCTGACTTTTTATCGAAGGAAGCAGTAAAAGACCATAGGATTTTAGGACAGATATTTTCCACCTATTGGCTGGTAGAATATCAAAAAGAACTATATATTATCGACCAACATGCAGCCCATGAAAAGGTGTTATATGAAAGAATTCTAAAGGCCGCAAAAAATAATAAACATACTTCACAAATGCTTCTGCCACCTATTGTACTTACTCTTTCATTAAAAGAACAGGAAGCTATAAAAACCCACAATAAAATTCTGGAACAATTAGGATATGAAATCGAGCATTTTGGAGGTAATGAATTTTCCATACGGGCTGTACCTGCGGATTTATATAATCTTTCAGATAAGGATTTATTCTTAGAGTTTATTGATGAGCTTACACAAGAGCTTGGGTTTGGCCAAGGAGATCCTTTATCAATATTGGAGAAGATTGCTTCTATGGCCTGCAAATCTGCAGTAAAAGCAAATCACATTTTATCCACAGAGGAAGCCTCCTCATTAATAAAGGAATTATTAACCTTAGAAAATCCTTATCATTGTCCCCATGGCAGACCGGTCATAATATCTATAAGCCGGTATGAATTAGAAAAGAAATTTAAAAGGATTATATAA
- a CDS encoding DUF4321 domain-containing protein, which translates to MAKTIGKNKWALFLLVLLGILIGSFIAHLVKNVEWLSWLNYGMEFAIGDTGKGNVVSLNLGALVIYFGIKIKITVASALGALISVIIYKKI; encoded by the coding sequence ATGGCTAAAACAATAGGAAAAAATAAATGGGCTTTATTTCTCCTAGTACTTTTAGGTATATTGATAGGAAGTTTTATAGCTCATTTAGTAAAAAATGTTGAGTGGTTATCATGGCTAAATTATGGCATGGAATTTGCCATCGGTGATACAGGTAAGGGCAATGTAGTTAGTCTTAACTTAGGTGCCCTTGTGATATATTTTGGTATTAAAATTAAGATAACTGTGGCAAGTGCTTTAGGTGCCTTAATTTCAGTAATAATCTATAAAAAAATTTAA
- the mreC gene encoding rod shape-determining protein MreC, whose product MRRRARYNFKPKHGLIVGVILCIILIILSFRFEGIFYPVRNAVGTVITPMQQGINTVGTFISDRMETLKNIRELIQENKKLKDQVSVLSYENKLLLQNKYELDELRKLYELDQKYFDYPKVAARIIDKDINNWYNVFTIDKGTKDGLAVDMNVLAGSGLVGIITECYYNHSVVRAIIDDKSAVQGMFLKTSDTCFVQGDLKLMEKGKIRVNFISKDAQIEDGYEVVTAHTSPKYLQGILIGYVSDIKLDSSNMTKTAYLTPAVDFERLSEVLIITELKEPLIKELPEEDPSID is encoded by the coding sequence ATGAGACGTAGAGCAAGATACAATTTTAAGCCAAAACATGGACTTATTGTAGGAGTAATTTTATGTATTATTCTTATAATTTTGTCATTTCGTTTTGAAGGTATATTTTATCCCGTAAGGAACGCAGTGGGAACCGTCATTACCCCAATGCAACAAGGTATCAATACAGTCGGAACATTTATTTCTGACAGAATGGAAACCTTAAAAAATATACGGGAACTTATACAGGAGAATAAAAAGTTAAAGGATCAGGTAAGCGTTTTATCCTATGAAAATAAGCTTCTATTACAAAACAAGTATGAACTTGACGAACTAAGAAAATTATATGAACTTGATCAAAAGTACTTTGATTATCCAAAAGTTGCCGCCCGTATTATCGATAAGGACATCAATAATTGGTACAATGTATTTACTATAGATAAAGGTACTAAGGACGGACTGGCCGTTGATATGAACGTACTTGCCGGTAGTGGTCTTGTTGGTATAATTACTGAGTGTTATTATAATCATTCAGTAGTAAGAGCCATAATTGATGATAAAAGTGCGGTACAGGGAATGTTTTTAAAAACATCCGATACTTGTTTTGTTCAAGGAGATCTCAAATTAATGGAGAAAGGTAAAATCCGTGTCAATTTTATCAGCAAAGATGCGCAAATTGAAGACGGTTATGAGGTAGTAACAGCCCATACCAGTCCAAAATATCTTCAAGGCATCTTAATTGGCTATGTCAGTGACATTAAACTTGATTCTAGTAATATGACAAAGACAGCTTACCTGACTCCGGCTGTAGACTTTGAAAGATTAAGTGAGGTTCTTATTATCACTGAACTTAAAGAACCTCTTATTAAGGAGCTTCCAGAAGAAGACCCTTCAATTGATTAA
- the mreB gene encoding rod shape-determining protein encodes MALKTYGIDFGTSTIKISKKGQGIVLDERNIIAIADRKNIIAIGNEAYDMYEKAPSNIVVTHPVRNGVIADVANMSALLVQFMKQVSKSKRPGMADYIVATPSDITEVERRSFYELIANSQLKAGRIKIVEKPIADAVGAGLDVMSARGVMIVDIGADTTEVSILSLGGIVLSKLIPIGGNKLDEAIKSMVKKCHNLYIGDKTAESIKKQLASALPDVEAKIKVYGRAVVTGLPVKEEIDSKTVYKAIEEYLYNIIDAIRIILERTPPEIASDIIDSGIYVTGGSANIFGLDELISKETGLLVNICDNPASTVAKGLSRIMDEPELSTLADFLRPKTFVD; translated from the coding sequence ATGGCTTTAAAAACATATGGCATAGATTTTGGAACCAGTACTATAAAAATTAGCAAAAAAGGACAGGGAATAGTTTTAGATGAGCGCAATATTATAGCCATTGCAGATAGAAAAAACATTATAGCAATAGGAAATGAAGCATATGACATGTATGAGAAAGCACCCTCTAATATAGTTGTAACCCATCCGGTCAGAAATGGAGTTATTGCAGATGTAGCGAATATGTCAGCATTATTAGTTCAATTTATGAAGCAAGTCAGCAAATCTAAAAGGCCGGGAATGGCTGATTATATAGTTGCTACACCTTCAGATATTACAGAAGTAGAGCGCCGCTCCTTCTATGAATTAATAGCCAACTCCCAGCTTAAGGCCGGACGAATTAAAATAGTTGAAAAACCCATTGCAGATGCTGTGGGAGCCGGACTTGATGTAATGTCAGCCAGGGGAGTTATGATTGTAGATATAGGAGCCGATACTACTGAGGTATCCATACTATCCTTAGGGGGTATCGTTCTTAGTAAATTAATCCCCATAGGGGGAAATAAGCTGGATGAAGCAATTAAAAGTATGGTTAAAAAATGTCATAATTTATATATCGGTGATAAAACGGCAGAGAGTATAAAAAAACAATTGGCCAGTGCCTTACCTGATGTGGAAGCAAAGATAAAGGTTTATGGTAGGGCTGTAGTAACAGGATTACCGGTCAAAGAGGAGATAGATTCCAAAACCGTTTATAAAGCCATTGAGGAGTATCTCTATAACATAATAGATGCCATCCGTATTATTTTAGAAAGGACTCCCCCGGAGATTGCCTCTGATATTATTGACAGCGGAATTTATGTGACCGGAGGTTCAGCTAATATCTTCGGACTAGATGAATTGATTTCTAAGGAAACAGGACTTTTGGTAAATATTTGTGATAATCCTGCAAGTACAGTTGCTAAAGGTCTAAGCAGAATAATGGATGAGCCGGAATTATCAACCCTGGCAGATTTTTTAAGGCCAAAAACTTTCGTAGATTAA
- a CDS encoding penicillin-binding transpeptidase domain-containing protein → MLDILLDAIKRTFKSRLLPIALIYLVLFGTLTHRLFVLQILEGPTHAEEYEYKKSQSREIKSTRGNIYDRNGMLLASNTLSYSVVMDDTYEIKSDNQRNAVIHKMIQIIESNGDTLDNPFYITYTEDEGFKFTVSGSALTRFKKTAYAYALENNRLTEEQENATAEEVYYFLKDGTKQYPMFGISDDYTIEETLKIMSVRFALFSNYPKFMQLTVASNVSDGTVAMIMENLADLPGVQIKQKTKRVYHDSIYFAHMLGYTGFISSEELDKYNAEKGEKYYNSTDIVGKTGLEKEFEEYLAGEKGSENVTVNESGKVIEIVDRIEPVAGNDIYLTIDGKLQKAAYHILEKRIAGILLDHLRPDLNYGTKGESASEIYTPIYEVYYALIDNNIIDIKRISDLPSNASDLEKRISNRVHGKFTDAKAQLFSKLNSLLSYDNEITNKKAGDMEDFLDYIYEVLTKQKVILLNNIDKDDVNLKSYQNNKLPLNRFLQYALANNYIDLSKLGVDTYFSSEELYQKLLDYTWEYLDKDSTFNKKIYRYLVFSYKLTGTEICLLLFAQGVLEYNEEDIRKLESGAISAYSFMESKIRSLEITPAMLALEPCSGSIVVTDVNTGDVLAMVTYPSYDNNMLANKVDGDYYNWLYSDKSLPWMNRPTTQLIAPGSTFKMVTAFAGLEEGVISPDEKILDLGIFQKVTLPVKCHIYPRTHGAIDVRDAIKMSCNYFFYETGYRLSIDGKGEYNDQLGLSRIKKYASLFGLDSTSGVEVGEAMPNVSDKDPIRSTIGQGTNIYTPVQLSKYISTLANRGTNYKLTLLNRILNKDGSIVLKNEPVVDKDLTNIKNSTWDSVLKGLYKVANESRGSVYRLYGNYDVTVAGKTGTAQISLSKPNHALFVSFAPYEDPEVSVTVVIPNGHTSGNAAETAKDIYDLYFNLENEENLVAKEAILPENNIAAFSD, encoded by the coding sequence GTGTTAGATATATTACTAGATGCCATAAAAAGAACCTTCAAATCAAGGCTACTTCCCATAGCTCTTATTTATCTGGTGCTTTTTGGTACATTAACCCACCGGCTTTTTGTGCTACAGATTTTGGAAGGGCCTACCCATGCAGAAGAATATGAATATAAAAAGTCTCAAAGTAGAGAAATTAAAAGTACAAGAGGTAATATATATGACCGTAATGGCATGCTTCTAGCCTCCAATACCCTTTCATACTCAGTTGTAATGGATGATACCTATGAGATTAAATCAGATAATCAAAGAAATGCTGTTATTCATAAGATGATACAAATAATTGAAAGTAACGGTGATACCTTAGATAATCCTTTTTATATAACTTATACAGAAGATGAAGGGTTTAAATTCACTGTATCAGGGTCTGCCCTTACTCGTTTTAAAAAGACGGCCTATGCCTATGCTCTTGAGAATAATAGGCTAACCGAGGAACAAGAAAATGCAACAGCAGAGGAAGTTTATTATTTTCTAAAAGACGGAACAAAGCAGTATCCTATGTTCGGTATATCCGATGATTATACCATAGAAGAAACTTTAAAGATAATGAGTGTTCGCTTTGCCTTATTTTCAAATTATCCTAAATTTATGCAGCTTACTGTTGCTTCAAATGTATCGGATGGTACGGTTGCTATGATAATGGAAAATTTGGCAGACCTTCCGGGAGTTCAGATTAAACAAAAAACTAAGAGAGTATATCATGACAGTATTTATTTTGCCCATATGCTTGGTTATACAGGATTTATAAGTTCCGAGGAACTTGATAAGTATAATGCTGAGAAAGGTGAAAAGTATTATAATTCTACAGATATTGTTGGAAAAACCGGACTTGAAAAAGAGTTTGAGGAATACCTAGCAGGTGAAAAGGGCAGTGAAAATGTTACTGTAAATGAGAGTGGAAAGGTAATAGAAATTGTTGATCGTATAGAACCTGTTGCCGGCAATGATATATACCTGACTATAGATGGAAAACTTCAAAAAGCCGCATATCATATTCTTGAGAAACGTATTGCAGGTATACTTTTAGATCATCTAAGACCGGACCTTAATTATGGAACTAAAGGTGAAAGTGCCAGTGAAATATACACCCCCATATATGAGGTTTATTATGCTTTAATAGACAACAATATTATTGATATTAAGAGAATATCAGATTTACCTTCCAATGCTTCTGATTTAGAAAAAAGAATTAGCAATAGGGTTCACGGTAAATTTACAGATGCAAAAGCCCAGTTATTCTCAAAGCTTAATAGTTTGTTGTCATATGACAATGAAATTACCAATAAAAAAGCCGGTGATATGGAAGATTTTCTTGATTATATCTATGAGGTACTGACTAAACAGAAGGTTATATTACTTAATAATATTGATAAGGATGATGTAAACTTAAAGTCCTATCAAAACAATAAACTTCCTTTAAACCGTTTTCTTCAATATGCCTTGGCCAACAATTATATAGACCTTTCTAAGTTGGGAGTCGATACTTATTTTAGCTCCGAAGAACTGTATCAGAAATTGCTGGATTACACCTGGGAGTATTTGGACAAAGACAGCACATTTAATAAAAAAATATATCGCTATTTGGTGTTTTCGTATAAATTAACAGGAACTGAAATTTGTCTTTTATTATTTGCCCAAGGTGTGTTAGAATATAATGAGGAAGATATACGTAAATTAGAGTCTGGAGCTATATCTGCCTACAGTTTTATGGAAAGTAAAATTAGGTCACTGGAAATTACACCGGCTATGCTGGCCTTAGAGCCCTGTAGCGGTTCAATTGTAGTTACCGATGTAAATACCGGTGATGTACTGGCTATGGTAACATATCCAAGCTATGATAATAATATGCTTGCCAATAAGGTAGATGGCGATTATTACAATTGGCTTTATTCGGATAAATCATTACCTTGGATGAATAGGCCCACCACACAACTTATTGCTCCCGGATCTACCTTTAAGATGGTTACTGCCTTTGCCGGACTTGAGGAAGGAGTTATATCTCCGGATGAGAAAATATTGGATTTAGGTATATTCCAAAAGGTAACTCTTCCTGTTAAATGTCATATTTATCCCCGCACACACGGTGCCATTGATGTTAGAGATGCTATAAAAATGTCCTGCAACTACTTCTTTTATGAAACAGGCTACAGGCTTAGTATCGATGGTAAGGGTGAATATAACGACCAGTTAGGCTTAAGTAGAATTAAAAAATACGCCTCCCTTTTTGGTCTAGATTCCACATCCGGTGTTGAAGTTGGAGAGGCTATGCCTAATGTATCAGATAAAGATCCTATTCGTTCCACCATTGGTCAAGGAACCAATATTTATACACCGGTACAATTATCAAAATATATATCCACTCTGGCCAATCGTGGTACTAATTATAAACTGACTTTGCTTAACCGTATCTTAAACAAAGACGGAAGCATAGTCCTAAAAAATGAGCCTGTTGTAGATAAGGACTTAACAAATATAAAAAATTCCACTTGGGATAGTGTCTTAAAGGGGTTATATAAAGTAGCTAATGAATCAAGAGGTTCTGTATATAGACTTTACGGTAATTATGATGTTACTGTTGCCGGAAAGACAGGAACTGCTCAGATTAGCCTTAGCAAACCAAATCATGCATTATTTGTTTCCTTTGCCCCCTATGAAGACCCTGAGGTTTCAGTTACAGTGGTTATTCCCAATGGTCATACATCAGGAAATGCTGCAGAAACAGCCAAAGATATATATGATTTATACTTTAATTTAGAAAATGAGGAAAATCTAGTTGCTAAAGAAGCAATCCTACCTGAAAATAATATAGCAGCTTTTTCAGATTAA
- a CDS encoding methionine gamma-lyase family protein has translation MEMGINPKLINLGNKIEAGLKERFSRIDEIAEYNQLKVLKAMQDNKVSDVHFSATTGYGYNDIGRDTLEQVYADVFHAEDALVRPQLISGTHALTVALAGNLRPGDELLSPVGKPYDTLEGVIGIKETKGSLAEYGITYKQVDLKGDGTFDYEKIEKAIGPKTKLATIQRSKGYANRPTFSVKQIGELISFMKKIKPDLICMVDNCYGEFVELTEPTDVGADICVGSLIKNPGGGLAPIGGYIAGKAEYVENAACRLTAPGLGKEVGATLGINSSLYQGLFMAPQVVSGALKGAVYAANLYEHFGFEVLPDGREDRYDIIQAVTLKNPEAVIGFCEGIQAAAPVDSFVTPVPWPMPGYNCDVIMAAGAFIQGSSIELSADAPIQPPYTVFFQGGLTWFHAKYGILMSLQKLLDKNLIQL, from the coding sequence ATGGAGATGGGAATTAATCCTAAGCTTATTAACTTAGGTAATAAAATAGAAGCAGGCTTAAAAGAACGTTTTTCTCGTATTGATGAAATCGCAGAATATAATCAGTTAAAAGTACTAAAGGCTATGCAGGATAATAAGGTAAGCGATGTTCACTTTTCTGCAACAACCGGATATGGTTATAATGATATCGGCAGGGATACCTTAGAACAGGTATATGCCGATGTTTTTCATGCCGAGGATGCCCTGGTAAGACCCCAGTTAATAAGCGGTACCCATGCCCTTACGGTTGCACTGGCAGGTAACTTAAGACCGGGGGATGAGCTTTTATCTCCGGTAGGTAAACCTTATGATACCCTTGAAGGGGTTATCGGTATCAAAGAAACTAAGGGATCTTTAGCAGAGTATGGGATTACTTATAAGCAGGTAGATTTAAAGGGTGACGGTACATTTGATTATGAAAAAATCGAAAAAGCCATAGGTCCTAAGACAAAACTTGCTACAATTCAAAGATCCAAAGGCTATGCCAACAGACCGACTTTTTCTGTTAAGCAAATCGGAGAATTAATATCATTTATGAAGAAGATAAAGCCGGATCTTATATGCATGGTAGATAATTGTTACGGTGAATTTGTTGAATTAACTGAGCCTACAGATGTAGGTGCCGATATTTGTGTCGGTTCCTTGATTAAAAATCCCGGAGGGGGCCTTGCCCCCATAGGGGGATATATTGCCGGAAAAGCAGAGTATGTAGAAAATGCTGCTTGTAGACTTACTGCACCGGGACTTGGTAAAGAAGTGGGTGCTACTTTAGGTATAAATTCCAGCCTGTATCAAGGGCTCTTTATGGCACCACAGGTAGTAAGCGGGGCCTTAAAAGGAGCAGTATATGCGGCAAATCTATATGAGCATTTTGGCTTTGAGGTACTTCCTGACGGAAGAGAGGACCGTTATGATATTATCCAGGCCGTTACCCTAAAAAATCCTGAGGCTGTTATTGGATTTTGTGAAGGTATTCAGGCAGCAGCCCCGGTTGATAGTTTTGTTACCCCAGTGCCTTGGCCTATGCCGGGATATAACTGCGATGTTATAATGGCTGCCGGTGCCTTTATTCAAGGTTCTTCCATTGAACTTTCAGCCGATGCCCCAATACAACCCCCATATACGGTATTTTTCCAAGGAGGACTTACTTGGTTCCATGCTAAATATGGAATTTTAATGTCCTTACAAAAATTATTAGATAAAAACCTTATTCAACTGTAA